Proteins from a genomic interval of Antedon mediterranea chromosome 5, ecAntMedi1.1, whole genome shotgun sequence:
- the LOC140050237 gene encoding uncharacterized protein: MESNVLSLVGFCLMVMMAASQICTESETAPSCTGGTTSCICEFATCIPKTNPCPDQQNLTLPVPMFGIIPSYAFESYKSLRYLEISSGIVNTVSNKAFWGLSNLIALNLRDNLMTGFTNATFEGLESLRQLDLSGNVISDFDDGSFSSMKNIRVLKLERNIATTVMSSTFAGCQRLEYLDLTSNTISHIEGGAFNELQNLKELHLGDNYLTTSINPTVFSGLTSLKYLMLNGNFLQGIHPGSFNSLVNIRGIDLSQNQISIIPMTTFGSLKKLETLILNSNQIGSIYEKTFVNLTSLTTLHLSWNELTSWSFLDFPTPSNLKDLFLSGNRISELLVPTHSPKPRFTKLQYLDLSRNSLSTFPAFFLNDAPILGHSDGTGDTSHTKLDLRDNFLDCDCDYRVLNRTLEQLAMECVGNYTECTNASVTFLPSMNRNIYYKVSGSPLPVVECKDSNDQIATGIYNVSARITWLSADTMDVDTGSYTCMIYEDDSRKADTMETSPTDSSSYTLPSFTNIITLTAILILTK; the protein is encoded by the coding sequence ATGGAATCGAATGTCTTATCTTTAGTCGGCTTTTGCTTGATGGTAATGATGGCTGCATCCCAAATATGCACCGAAAGTGAGACAGCGCCCTCGTGTACAGGAGGAACTACAAGTTGTATTTGTGAATTTGCAACCTGCATACCGAAAACGAATCCATGTCCTGATCAACAAAACTTAACCCTACCGGTACCAATGTTTGGTATTATACCATCATACGCGTTTGAAAGTTACAAATCGTTAAGATATTTGGAGATAAGCAGTGGTATTGTGAACACTGTAAGCAACAAAGCGTTTTGGGGCTTGAGCAACTTAATAGCACTGAACTTACGAGATAATTTAATGACTGGTTTTACTAATGCTACCTTTGAAGGACTTGAATCATTGAGGCAACTCGACCTGTCTGGAAATGTTATTAGTGATTTTGATGACGGCTCGTTTAGCAGTATGAAAAACATCAGAGTTCTAAAACTTGAAAGGAACATAGCAACTACTGTTATGAGTAGTACGTTTGCTGGATGTCAAAGGTTAGAATATCTTGACTTGACCAGCAATACCATCAGTCACATTGAAGGCGGAGCTTTCAACGAGCTTCAGAACCTCAAGGAACTACATCTGGGTGACAACTACCTTACTACAAGCATTAACCCAACAGTCTTTAGTGGGCTGACCTCACTTAAATACCTGATGCTAAATGGAAACTTTCTCCAGGGAATTCATCCAGGATCATTTAACTCATTGGTGAATATCCGTGGAATTGATTTATCGCAAAACCAAATATCCATAATCCCAATGACGACTTTCGGGTCTTTGAAAAAACTTGAAACCCTCATTTTGAATTCCAATCAAATTGGAAGTATTTACGAAAAAACCTTTGTAAACTTAACATCACTGACCACATTACATCTGTCATGGAACGAGTTAACATCGTGGTCTTTCCTCGACTTCCCGACGCCATCAAATCTCAAGGACCTATTTTTATCAGGCAATAGAATCTCCGAGCTCCTAGTGCCAACACACTCGCCCAAACCACGATTCACAAAGTTACAATACTTGGACTTGTCCCGAAATTCACTCTCAACATTTCCGGCGTTCTTCTTGAACGATGCTCCGATACTTGGTCATTCTGATGGAACAGGTGACACCAGTCATACAAAACTTGATCTCCGTGACAATTTTCTGGATTGTGATTGTGATTACAGAGTTCTGAATAGAACATTGGAGCAACTGGCTATGGAGTGTGTTGGTAATTATACAGAGTGCACCAACGCATCAGTCACCTTTCTACCAAGTATGAATCGCAATATTTACTATAAAGTATCTGGCAGTCCACTTCCTGTAGTAGAGTGCAAGGACTCCAATGATCAAATAGCGACTGGTATCTATAATGTCTCTGCGCGAATCACATGGCTTTCTGCAGATACTATGGATGTTGATACTGGTTCGTACACGTGTATGATTTATGAAGACGACAGCAGGAAAGCCGACACGATGGAGACGTCTCCGACTGATTCCTCTTCCTATACCTTACCCTCGTTTACCAACATTATTACCTTAACTGCCATTCTGATTTTGACAAAATAA
- the LOC140049896 gene encoding cytochrome P450 2C54-like encodes MSEETKKLPGPRGGGLFGSLRDIGPKGHVTWTKWSEIYGPIYRLDLGPMGDSIVLSDYNVLKKAFEDNADVFAGRFVLPVVEKAGSLGTLSWEVGEIHEKRTRLTQAFFEKVDLDLNKLAQNEVEAFCDMLKERQDKSPSTLYEMIHESNMNMALAYTYQRSQRCPYDNEQFRQRMALMDDVSEARGNLFGEKVNFFPFLWCIGYRKFKHAHSALRSNINQELSSRDPPIGTVQDLMDSYLAKVDGIDFPAKECISHIMNFIGASISLKTTIQWLVLLITKHKDVQTKIQNEVTSVFGDEVPTMEGIYKVPYTSATIYETLRIACPAQIIPHMTTSDVKLEGYDIKKGTIAFGNVWGIHHDPKYWKEPETFNPDRFLNSEGKLDHKDEESYIPFGRGKRRCLGEELSKRVMFLYLTSIYQKFGFEEVEGHPLPDVDDGIIHGGRHKPPPYKVKIVPRSDGK; translated from the exons ATGTCGGAAGAAACTAAGAAACTACCTGGACCTCGAGGAGGAGGACTGTTTGGAAGCTTAAGAGATATTGGACCAAAGGGTCACGTTACTTGGACAAAGTGGTCGGAAATATACGGTCCTATATATAGACTTGATCTTGGACCGATGGGGGATAGTATAGTTCTAAGTGATTATAATGTACTCAAGAAAGCTTTTGAAGACAACGCTGATGTGTTCGCTGGTCGATTCGTCTTGCCAGTTGTTGAGAAGGCAGGTTCGCTCG gaacgtTAAGTTGGGAAGTCGGCGAGATACATGAGAAACGTACACGGCTTACACAGGCATTTTTTGAGAAGGTAGATCTAGATCTCAACAAATTGGCCCAGAATGAGGTGGAGGCATTTTGCGACATGCTTAAAGAGAGGCAAGATAAATCACCTAGCACACTTTATGAAATGATCCACGAATCGAATATGAACATGGCACTCGCCTACACATATCAACGCAGTCAAAGATGTCCATACGATAATGAACAATTTCGACAACGAATGGCCTTAATGGACGATGTGTCAGAAGCGCGGGGGAACCTTTTTGGAGAAAAAGTCAACTTTTTTCCATTTCTTTGGTGCATAGGGTACAGAAAGTTCAAACATGCCCACAGTGCCCTACGATCGAATATCAATCAAGAATTGTCATCACGTGATCCTCCTATAGGTACAGTGCAGGATCTGATGGATAGTTATTTAGCAAAGGTTGATGGGATAGATTTTCCAGCGAAAGAGTGTATTTCGCACATTATGAATTTCATTGGAGCATCAATTTCGCTTAAGACCACGATACAGTGGCTAGTACTACTTATCACAAAACACAAAGATGTCCAAActaag attcaaaatgaAGTTACGTCTGTCTTTGGTGATGAGGTTCCCACGATGGAGGGAATCTATAAAGTGCCGTACACCAGCGCTACCATCTACGAAACACTGCGCATCGCGTGTCCTGCGCAAATCATACCTCACATGACAACATCCGACGTCAAGTTAGAGGGATATGACATTAAAAAGGGAACAATTGCATTTGGAAATGTTTGGGGAATTCATCATGATCCGAAATATTGGAAAGAGCCGGAGACGTTTAACCCGGACAGATTCCTGAACAGTGAAGGGAAATTGGATCATAAAGACGAAGAATCGTATATTCCATTTGGGCGAG gaAAGCGAAGATGTTTAGGTGAGGAATTAAGTAAGAGAGTCATGTTTCTGTACCTTACCAGCATCTATCAAAAGTTCGGATTTGAAGAGGTCGAAGGCCACCCACTTCCTGATGTCGATGATGGAATAATTCACGGAGGCCGACATAAACCTCCTCCCTACAAAGTTAAAATTGTTCCACGTTCAGACGGAAAATAA
- the LOC140050238 gene encoding nucleoside diphosphate-linked moiety X motif 6-like, which translates to MLRNVVGRNFVYKQNHCVVHGDLNNQNCFLIYEMQHARLLNFIKFKRHLKNNRPSIIHRRTTHDGKDILKGDVDRFNGITVDVSKLVTRQVEHHNFGVILADSIKLWNKDERSCAWLKVPIEYSHLIKSAAEQGFKLHHAEGDYTMLTKWLGAGPSKVPMYATHQLGVSGFVLNERKEEVLMVQDRHRISRWKFPGGYANLGEDISDTAVREVFEETNIRTEFQSILAFRQQHSLPYNFGRSDFYFVCRLKPLTFDIKPCESELVDAQWLKVDDLLASNDHTLLSKRMAVLVQHGLRNGFSDVDIAMEQLNSVFKGAAYKLFHRKLTSSS; encoded by the exons ATGTTACGTAACGTCGTGGGAAGAAACTTTGTTTATAAACAAAACCATTGTGTAGTGCATGGAG ATCTAAACAATcagaattgttttttaatctaTGAGATGCAACATGCCAGGttattgaattttataaaatttaaacgccatttaaaaaataataggcctagtatcATTCATAGAAGAACAACACATGATGGCAAAGATATACTTAAAGGTGATGTTGACAGATTTAATGGCATCACCGTCGATGTCTCTAAGCTGGTTACAAGGCAGGTGGAACATCACAATTTTGGTGTCATACTGGCAG attCAATCAAATTGTGGAATAAAGATGAACGTTCTTGTGCCTGGCTAAAAGTACCAATAGAATACAGTCATCTGATCAAATCCGCGGCAGAACAGGGCTTCAAGTTACACCATGCCGAGGGCGATTACACCATGTTGACAAAGTGGCTAGGAGCTGGGCCTAGCAAAGTACCAATGTATGCTACTCATCAACTTGGTGTTTCAG ggTTTGTTTTAAATGAGAGAAAAGAGGAAGTTCTAATGGTACAAGACAGGCATAGA ATTTCAAGGTGGAAGTTTCCAGGTGGCTATGCAAATTTAGGAGAAGATATCTCAGATACTGCTGTCAGGGAAGTGTTTGAAGAAACAAATATACGGACAG AATTCCAGTCAATCCTCGCATTTCGACAACAACATTCTCTACCGTACAATTTTGGTCGGTCAGACTTTTACTTTGTTTGTCGCCTAAAACCTTTGACCTTTGATATCAAACCATGTGAATCAGAACTTGTCGATGCACAGTGGTTAAAAGTTGATGACCTTCTAGCTTCCAACGATCATACACTTTTGTCAAAGCGTATGGCAGTGCTCGTACAACACGGGTTAAGAAACGGATTTAGTGACGTAGACATTGCAATGGAACAATTAAATTCAGTTTTTAAGGGTGCAGCTTATAAACTGTTTCACAGAAAATTAACCTCAAGTAGTTAA
- the LOC140050239 gene encoding cytochrome P450 2K1-like: MSEETKKLPGPRGGGLLGSLKEIGDKAHVTWTKWSATYGPIYRVDLGPLGDSVVLSDYNLFKKAFEGDSDVFSGRYVLPIVKKSGSHGSMAWENGEIFEKRRNLMMKVFEKADIDKMTQNEVEAFCDVLKESQQKSSTTVYRMVYEANLNLTIAFCFQRGKRCPYDDETFRERIRLMNNVLEARKNLMAEKGNIFPFLWSTCLYGKFRRIHNEQRTYINQELSVRDVGDIGTVQDLMDGYVAKVDGIDFPAKECIVHIMNTMGATITLKNAMQWLILLITRHPEVQTKIQTEVTSVFGDEVPTMEGIDKVPYTSATIYETLRIACPAAQVVPHMTQADVKFEGYDIKNETVVFGNIWGLHHDTKYWEEPETFNPDRFLNSEGKLDLDKESYVPFGLGKRRCPGETIAKRVMFLYIASIYQRYGFEEVEGHPLPDVNDGVLFAGLHNPPPYKLKIVSRSDDKNNK, from the exons ATGTCAGAAGAAACTAAAAAACTACCTGGACCTCGAGGAGGAGGACTTTTGGGCAGCCTAAAGGAGATCGGAGACAAGGCTCACGTGACTTGGACAAAGTGGTCTGCGACATACGGTCCTATCTATAGAGTTGATCTTGGACCGCTGGGGGATAGTGTAGTTTTAAGTGACTATAATCTATTCAAGAAAGCTTTTGAAGGCGACTCTGATGTGTTCTCTGGTCGATATGTGTTACCAATTGTCAAGAAGTCAGGCTCGCATG gtTCGATGGCTTGGGAAAACGGCGAGATATTTGAGAAGCGAAGAAACCTTATGATGAAAGTTTTCGAGAAGGCCGACATTGACAAAATGACACAAAACGAAGTTGAAGCATTTTGCGACGTGCTCAAAGAAAGtcaacaaaagtcatctaccaCTGTCTATCGAATGGTCTACGAAGCGAATTTAAACCTGACTATCGCGTTCTGTTTTCAACGCGGGAAAAGATGTCCATACGACGACGAAACATTCAGAGAACGGATTAGATTAATGAATAACGTTCTGGAAGCGCGGAAGAATCTTATGGCCGAGAAGGGGAATATATTTCCATTTCTATGGTCAACATGCCTGTACGGAAAATTCAGACGAATACACAACGAACAACGAACGTACATCAACCAGGAGCTGTCTGTGCGTGACGTTGGAGATATAGGCACTGTGCAGGATCTGATGGATGGTTACGTAGCAAAGGTTGATGGGATAGATTTTCCAGCTAAAGAGTGTATTGTCCACATAATGAATACAATGGGAGCTACGATTACGCTTAAGAACGCGATGCAATGGTTAATATTGCTTATCACAAGACACCCAGAGGTTCAAactaag ATTCAAACTGAAGTTACGTCTGTGTTTGGTGATGAGGTTCCCACGATGGAGGGAATCGATAAAGTGCCATACACCAGCGCTACCATCTATGAAACACTGCGTATCGCGTGTCCCGCTGCGCAAGTCGTACCTCACATGACACAAGCCGACGTCAAGTTCGAGGGATATGACATTAAAAATGAAACCGTTGTATTCGGAAATATTTGGGGACTTCATCATGATACGAAATACTGGGAAGAGCCGGAGACGTTTAACCCGGACAGATTCCTGAACAGTGAAGGGAAATTGGATCTCGACAAAGAATCCTACGTTCCATTTGGGCTGG GAAAGAGAAGATGCCCAGGAGAGACAATTGCTAAAAGGGTCATGTTTCTGTACATTGCCAGCATCTATCAACGCTATGGATTTGAAGAGGTCGAAGGTCACCCACTTCCTGACGTCAATGATGGTGTGCTTTTCGCGGGCCTACATAACCCCCCTCCTTATAAACTGAAAATTGTTTCACGCTCAGAcgacaaaaataacaaataa
- the LOC140049508 gene encoding cytochrome P450 2U1-like codes for MSEETKKLPGPRGGLILGSLNEIGPKAHVTWTKWSATYGPIFRVDLGPLGDSVVLSDYNVLKKAFEDNADVFSGRFVLPIVEKAGSHGTLSWEVGEIHEKRTRLTLAVLEKLDLNKLAQNEVEAFCDMLKERQDKSPSTLYEMIHESNMNMALAYTYQRGQRCQYDNEKFRQRMALMDNVSEARRNLIAENVNFFPFLWHIGCSKFRQVHDALRSNINQELSSRDPSIATVQDLMDGYLAKVDGIDFPAKDSIPHIINFIGASLSLKTAIQWLLLLITKHKDVQTKIQNEVTSVFGDEVPTMEGIDKVPYTSATIRETLRIACPAAQVVPHMTRADVKFEGYDIKNGTVVFGNIWGLHHDTKYWEEPETFNPDRFLNSKGKLDNIDEESYVPFGRGKRRCPGEDFSKRVMFLYITSIYQKFGFEEVEGHPLPDVDDGIIHGGRHKPPPYKVKIVPRSDGE; via the exons ATGTCAGAAGAAACTAAGAAACTACCTGGACCTCGAGGAGGACTCATTTTGGGAAGCCTAAACGAGATCGGACCAAAGGCTCACGTGACTTGGACAAAGTGGTCTGCGACATACGGTCCTATCTTTAGAGTTGATCTTGGACCGCTGGGGGATAGTGTGGTTCTAAGTGATTATAATGTACTCAAGAAAGCTTTTGAAGACAACGCTGATGTGTTCTCTGGTCGATTCGTCTTGCCAATTGTTGAGAAGGCAGGTTCCCACG GAACGTTAAGTTGGGAAGTCGGCGAGATACATGAAAAACGTACACGACTCACACTGGCAGTTTTGGAGAAGCTAGATCTCAACAAATTGGCCCAGAATGAGGTGGAAGCATTTTGCGACATGCTTAAAGAGAGGCAAGATAAATCGCCTAGCACACTTTATGAAATGATCCACGAATCGAATATGAACATGGCACTCGCCTACACATATCAACGCGGTCAAAGATGtcaatacgataacgaaaaatTTCGACAACGAATGGCCTTAATGGACAATGTGTCAGAAGCGCGAAGGAACCTTATTGCCGAAAACGTCAACTTTTTCCCATTTCTTTGGCACATAGGGTGCAGCAAATTCAGACAAGTTCACGACGCCCTACGATCGAATATCAATCAAGAATTGTCATCACGTGACCCTTCTATAGCTACCGTGCAGGATCTGATGGATGGTTATTTAGCAAAGGTTGATGGGATAGATTTTCCAGCTAAAGACTCTATTCCTCACATAATAAATTTCATTGGAGCATCACTTTCGCTTAAGACCGCGATACAATGGCTATTACTACTTATCACAAAACACAAAGATGTCCAAACTAAG attcaaaatgaAGTTACGTCTGTGTTTGGTGATGAGGTTCCCACGATGGAGGGCATCGACAAAGTGCCATACACCAGCGCTACCATCCGCGAAACACTGCGTATCGCGTGTCCCGCTGCGCAAGTCGTACCTCACATGACACGAGCTGACGTCAAGTTCGAGGGGTATGACATTAAAAATGGAACCGTTGTATTTGGAAATATTTGGGGACTTCATCATGATACGAAATACTGGGAAGAGCCGGAGACGTTTAACCCGGACAGATTCCTAAACAGTAAAGGGAAATTGGATAACATAGACGAAGAATCATATGTTCCGTTTGGTCGAG gAAAGCGAAGATGTCCAGGTGAGGATTTTAGTAAAAGAGTCATGTTTCTGTACATTACCAGCATCTATCAAAAGTTCGGATTTGAAGAGGTCGAAGGTCACCCACTTCCTGATGTCGATGATGGAATAATTCATGGAGGTCGACATAAACCTCCTCCCTACAAAGTTAAAATTGTTCCACGTTCAGACggagaataa
- the LOC140050241 gene encoding cytochrome P450 2C39-like: MADGSDEDKRVIPGPRPAARLGNLKDIKPKAHLSWTEWCAEYGPVCRVDLGPLGDSVLLGNFDVIRKAFEDNSDAFSARFVLPIAEKDGTRGTMTWENNEVFDKRRELLTTVMKQVDIEKLARNEATAICEVLNKNKDSSSDLVYRLMEEANLNMISTFCFRREQRCPYDDPNFCELKKRIGEMNKKLKNLMAEPANLFPVLWVFYFGFRRARKNLRCLVGKELETHKETLDATSVRDLMDGYLTKAGGIEFPAEECLANIMNLMGATITLKNTFQWLLLLITKHPEVQTKIQDEVTSVFGDDTPTMANVDKLPYTNATIYETLRFACPATQFVPHATQADAKFEGYDIKKDTVVFANIWGPHRDAKYWDEPEKFNPDRFLDSEGKLDLNKESYIPFGLGKRRCPGETYAKNAMFIFLANIYQRYGFQAVAGETLPDVADGVINIGLHNPPPYNLKIVVR, translated from the exons ATGGCAGACGGTAGTGATGAAGACAAGAGGGTTATCCCTGGACCCCGCCCAGCAGCCAGACTAGGTAATTTAAAGGACATAAAACCAAAAGCCCACTTAAGTTGGACAGAATGGTGTGCGGAGTATGGACCGGTGTGTCGAGTGGATCTGGGACCTCTCGGTGACAGTGTTTTACTGGGTAACTTCGATGTTATAAGGAAAGCCTTTGAAGACAATTCAGATGCATTTTCAGCACGTTTTGTTCTACCAATCGCTGAAAAGGATGGAACAAGAG GTACAATGACGTGGGAAAATAATGAAGTATTCGACAAACGCAGAGAATTATTAACAACAGTCATGAAACAAGTGGACATTGAGAAATTGGCACGAAACGAGGCAACGGCAATCTGTGAAGTTCTAAACAAAAACAAGGATTCATCGTCTGATCTCGTTTATCGTCTGATGGAAGAAGCGAATTTAAACATGATATCAACGTTTTGTTTTCGACGAGAACAACGATGTCCCTACGATGACCCGAACTTTTGTGAATTAAAGAAACGTATCGgagaaatgaataaaaaactgAAGAATTTGATGGCAGAACCAGCTAATTTGTTTCCAGTGTTGTGGGTTTTCTACTTCGGATTTCGAAGAGCGCGTAAAAACTTGCGTTGCCTTGTCGGCAAAGAGTTGGAGACGCACAAAGAAACGTTAGACGCGACCAGTGTACGGGATCTCATGGATGGATACTTGACTAAGGCAGGTGGGATAGAGTTCCCCGCAGAAGAGTGTTTAGCTAACATAATGAACTTGATGGGAGCAACGATTACGCTTAAGAACACGTTTCAATGGCTTCTTTTACTTATCACCAAGCATCCAGAAGTTCAAACGAAG atTCAAGATGAAGTAACGTCTGTGTTTGGTGACGACACACCAACGATGGCGAACGTTGACAAACTTCCGTACACAAACGCCACCATCTACGAAACGCTACGTTTTGCGTGCCCGGCGACGCAGTTTGTGCCGCACGCTACGCAAGCAGATGCTAAGTTCGAGGGTTACGACATCAAGAAAGATACCGTTGTATTTGCAAATATTTGGGGACCGCATCGTGATGCGAAATACTGGGATGAACCGGAGAAGTTCAACCCCGATCGGTTCTTGGACAGTGAAGGGAAACTTGATCTCAACAAAGAGTCTTACATACCCTTTGGACTAG GAAAAAGACGATGTCCAGGGGAGACGTACGCTAAAAACGCCATGTTCATCTTTCTTGCCAATATCTACCAACGTTATGGCTTCCAAGCGGTTGCTGGCGAAACGCTTCCAGACGTCGCCGACGGAGTTATAAATATCGGGCTTCATAACCCACCACCCTACAACCTGAAAATAGTGGTGCggtaa